Part of the Archocentrus centrarchus isolate MPI-CPG fArcCen1 chromosome 4, fArcCen1, whole genome shotgun sequence genome is shown below.
ACTAAAGCCCAGAGCAGGTGAGAAATCCATTTTCTCTTGTTTACGTTGTCTTATGCTTTAGTTTGCTGTCACACTGTACAAAAGCCAAATCAATACTGTGATCGCAGGTATTGAAGGGTTAAAACCTGCATTTCAATCTTGcactaactgaaattaaatgGAGCTAAATGCATTATTATCCACAAGCGTGCCAACAATCCTCCACTCCAGACAGAAGATAAATGCTTtacttgtgttgttttttttttttattttcctcaggTTCTCTTCTCACGCAGTTAAAGCTTTGTCTTGGCAGAACAGTCACCACGACACCCATAATCACTGAAGAACTCCCTCTTGGGCATTATTGCAATAATAACCCATCCCACAGCCTATTGTACTGCAGATCACCTTTGTCTCGTCACACTACAAGCTCGctctgcacaaaaaaaacccccacaactGTGAGGCGGCATTATTTACCGAGAGCGCCAGTCACAAAGGAGCTGTGAATCAGAGCTCGCTCACGCTGTGGGTTTGGATCCCAAGACACTTTCTCACGTCTGAGAATGCAGACTGGAGAAACACTGCGTTCCCTTAGAACGCAGTGTGTATTCCATCATTCAGatccttcatttttttcatctaaATATTTCTAAGATGCTTTCTGGCGCCACGCTGAGAGCACGCTTTTCTGGCTGTTATGGTTTAAACAAATATTCAACAAATGCTTCTTTTTCCATCTTAAATGCCCGAGCCAGACGTGCTGAGAGACTGACTTGGGTTCGCagttaaaaaacattttctgacagccaacaacacacacacacacagacacacacgtcaAATCAAAAGTTTTCTCACTTACGCATTTACAGTTGCACAGATCCCTAAGGAACTATAataaaacgcacacacacacacacacacacacacacacacacacacacacacacacacacacacacacacacacattacagttTGTCTCAAAGAAAATTCACAGTCACAGATATCATATTTGTTTGCCTTTAGAGAAGTTTATTTACATGTCCATATATAGCAAGGGTCAAGGTTCATGATGCAGCTGTGACAAtaactgtgtgtctgtctgtgtgtatgtgccctaacaaatacagttaaaaaaaaaaactcacacatAATGttgagtgtttttgtgttgttgatgcCGAGGCCATGTCCTGAAACTGGAGAGCACTAGTTTGaactgactttatttttctgtctgtttgatTTTGGTTTCTATAAAACATCTTCAGAACACGtttgtctttgttcttttggaaagaaacagcaggaggaaaaaagtaaaacaacaaaGACAATCTGAGTCTCAGGACACTTTACAGGACCGGGCCTTGTTCTGTCATGTATGCACTAGAGATGATACAATCATGTTGCTGCTGAAACTTaaccaggaggaaaaaaaaaaaaaaatagctggaaCCTCACACCACATCGTCTCGCCATCTGCCATGCATCTGCTGCCCCGAGGAGCAGCTCCGTGCTGTGGACTGAGCTGGACTGGACCAGGCCGAACGAGGCCAAGCTGACTCGGGCTTGGACTTTGTACAGAGCACAGAATATGGACCATATTGTTCCATTAAGGGTTTTTCAAGCGCTCCTTGAACACTCTCCACATCTCAGTCCCAcacctttgtcttttttcctccactcaACGCCGTCCAACTGTTTGAGTAAAATTCAAAggctaaaaaaatatttttttttccctaatttCTTGTTCACTACAGAGGTTtcgttttgtttaaaaaaaggacaaaaaaaaaaaggaaacaaaaacaaaaggttcTTTGGAGGAATCCCACAGTTGCGCAGCTATAGACTAACCAGCATTCTCAGAGCATTAAatcaaagttttttctttttccagagaTGTGACTTTGCGCCTCTttgcttctctttcttttttttttttcacaaacataaccaaaacaacaaaagtacAAGTTGAGTGTCTCTTGCTTTCCATGCCACCAACGCTCTGTACAGTCAATGCTGCAGGAGGGAGCCTTGGCTTCGCCCCCTGATTATTAGTTTTCGTTTTTGAGCCACTCAGAGTTCAGTAGATTACTTCGTAGACTGTGGCTTTCTTGTCCCCGGAGCCAGTGACGATGAACTGGTCGTCAGGGGAAATATCACAGCTGAGAACCGACGAAGACTCCTTAGactgagcacaaacacaaagaggaggTCATCAGCAACTAACAGTAAacaatccagaaaatcacatcaGCTCttatttaagttacttttgCATCCCAAAATAACCCTCTAATGTTTGAAGAAGACGAGCTTTTACAGCTCAATTGTTTCCAGAGCAGAGATCAAAATTTCTCATCAGATTACGTTGCGTGTTGTGCATTAAACGCTGGTGTTTTACCTGGAATATGCTGGATCCATAAGGTGTCCTCCATGCATTCAGGAGGTTATCTTTGCCTGTGCTCACGAACCATTTACCTACaggataaaacacacacagccatcaGCAGATAAAACCTCAGGGGAGGAGAGATATGGAGAAGCCTGAGAGGCCGCAAAGCAAAAGAAGTGAAGGGGCGAAAAGGGAAGGACTGTTTCTGTGTTCTAATGAGAGAAGCAAAAGATTTGTTCTGCTTCCCTGTGATTAAATACCCTCGGGTAGTGTGAtgtaaccaaaccatcaatcttATCAGTGTGTACGTGCCGTGTGTATGCGAGATGTTTGTGCATACCGCAGTAGGCAAACTTGAGAGAGAGAACGCAGCTTTCGTGAAGGTGCAGCTGATACTTGTCAGGTTTTGAGACATGCAGAACTTCCACATTACTGCTCTCCATTCCCACAGCCAGCCATTCGCCTGTCGGACAGTAGCCCAGAGAGAAGATCTGGAGACAAAAAGGGAGGAAACGTGACGATGAGATGAGAGATGCAAAATGTTAATGATCAGCAGCAGCCTCTTTTAGTGGGGGACTTAGAAATCAGGTTTATGTATTAGACTTGTGTGCATACCTGTGAGGTGAAGTCATGCTGCTGAAGCTGGCGGCCCTCTCGGAGGTCCCAGCAGCGGACTGTGTTGTCCAGCCCTCCCGTCCACAGCTTGGTGCCGTCGTTGGAGATATCGATGCAGCTCGCTCCGTCTGTGTGGCCCTGGAACTGCCTGCAAGATCAGACGCAGGAGCTTCTGAGAAACAGACTTTAATGGACCGTACAGTTGGTCAACGCAGCATCTACAACCAGAGAGATGTTTATTAAAGTACACACCACTTTTCCCCCGCTGACATTACTTCATTTAAATACACCTGACAAGATTTAATATTTAATCTTTACAATTTTTGTTGACGTGAggaatttttttctgcattacaCAGAATTCCTCACCTCAAAATAGTCCCAGGACGCGAGAGAATTTAAGGCTGCAgagattttattgtttatttagcCAAAATGTACGTCCtcccaaaaacacacagatatAGTGGTTCTTAATATGCTTCTCGCCACCTTTAACTCCCTCTATGTGCTTCTATGAGTGGAGGCAACTGTGGACACAGCTAATGAATAATACAGCAGAATATACCAATAAAACATTTGACTCATGAAAAATACTGCgtattaataaaaaatgaacaatTCTATATTTCTACAATGATCAGAAAGGATAAAAAGAGGAACCTACAGTAGAAGTAAACAGCAAAGACTATATTATGTATTAAGGGATGCACTAAATTTAGAGTTGAACGCAGCATCTGAAGatattatttgaaaataaaaaaatatactgtcaaaaacagactgctgctgctcagcagtGACATGTGAGAGCACATGTGAACGTGCAAAAGCACTGGGAGGACCCATTTAATGGAGACTGTAAGTCTTCATTCTGAATAGGAGATAAATGCACAGCCTGTGCTCAGaaccaaaaaaacatctttgctTTGGTGCCCTGAGTGAAGTTTTTCCTGGCACTATGTCTATTTCATGACTGACAGCACAGATTGTAAAATTACACCAATTCCTTatatttttctccctctcttctcaACATCCAtacctttgccttttttttcatcagtCTCTCCTCTCACAACCTGAAAATAATCTGGCTATTTCCCATTCCCATCTGCTCTCCTCATCTGACTGCAGGAAACCGGTGAAGATGATGAATCAGCCACTTCCTTCTCCTCTTACCTGACCAGCGTCTGGTTGTGGAGGTCCCAAACGACGATGTTGCCGTCGCTGCAGCAGGAAAAGCAGACCTTGTTGTCAGGCGAGATAGCCAGAGCGTAGCAGGCGGGAGCAGACGACGTCAGCTCCGCTTTGATGCGAGGAGTCGGGGTGGCCAAATCCCAGATTGACAGCGTGCTGGCCTCTCCTCCGACAATCAAGGTTCGCCCATCGGAGAGCAGCTTGCAGGATCGGATGTAGTTATCCCTGTTCTGATTAAACGTCATAAAATGATAAACATATTACCATAAAATTATACAGGCATATGTATTCTAGTTAGTGCAACTGACGACAATGtgctaaaaaacaaagcatGCGCCAACAGAAAAGTATAAAGAGGCTGGAGGAGTTATCTTGCAAAGGTGATTTATCATTCAAAGTGTTACTTTatgtgtgaaaaacaagcaCATCAACTTCAGTGGTAAAGCAACATTACTAAACATGAGATGGACAACAGATTTTAAATCTGATCTGCAAAACATCCATCTATCTGTCCTCCTTTGTTTCTCACCAGACAGTCCAGCTGGGCCATGGGGCTCTTGCTTCCTGGTTGGCTGATGTCCCACACTTTGACGCAGCCCTTGCCTCCGGTGTACACGTGACGCGTCGAGGTGCTGATGGTGACGGCACACACCACCTCTCCGTGGTTCAGGGTGTGGATCTGACGGGCGTGACGAGGAATTCCCGGTCCGAGCAGGGCATCGGGGGGAAAGGGCACCGGCTGCATCTGACCGTCGGCGCTCACGTGGAACGAGTAGGCGCTGAGGAGACAGAAGGAAGAAGACAGAAATAGATGAATAACAgattaaacacacaaatcacacaAGTGATCACAAGTTATTTGGACGAGCTGCGAACGTCTTCTACATTCCACATGGATGTAATTTAAAGAACCACATAAGTAGCTTGTTCATAGAGTTGATACCCTTTAGCTCTTATACTTTTGTCATGGAGTAATGTCACTATGTCTAAATTAAAACATTACACAACATTTATGTGTAGGCGCTTTTCCTCATCCTGCCTCATTGACTTTAACTTTCTCTTCCTCCATTTGCCAGAAATACTTTTTAAGAGGCTAACACAGAGTGACTGAAATTTAACATTTACTAATGATGTCTGGATAACTGAAGAATGCGGTATTCAACAAACTGAGTCTATTGATGCTGCTCTGCAAATAACACCAGTGTCACATCACCTACTCCGGCCATTTATCTGCAGAAGTAAGAAATATTACACACGAAAAAGTGAAGCCAGGCATACAGCTAAcagttttaaatacatttttcaaatgCTTGAAGGATGAACTCACTGAAAAGTTCTTGATGCATGAACACACCCTgtctagatttttttaaaagatgcctCGCTGTTGTACATTTTGGCCTAACAAAGGTATTCTCCCCCACTTCAAAATCTCTTACTGTTCATCTTTTCTTGTCTTAATGTGTTGTAACTGAATTCTGAGGGCAAATTGAGCTTCTGAGTGTTGTTAATAGTGAACAGGAGAAGATTTGAGTGATAAcggcagaggaagaggaaactCACGGTTTCCCGGAGGCAGCTGACTGCAGGCTGGCAGGCAGCCCAGGGACCCTCATGTGTGGGTGTGGAGACTCATAGCCCACCTGGAAGAGTCAGAGATAAGTCAACATaggaaaaaatactgaaaactatgaaataaaatacatggTTCATGgagcagagagaaaagatgaaagttaatttgttaaaactggTCATATAAAGGCAGTATGAATCAAAACTATCAGAATAAAACAAGACCACATAAAAGCTCATGGCTTTTTAACAACAAATGACAATGCAGCTGCTCCCCATCCAAAAGGCTCTTCTTTTCCATATATATATCCCTCTTCTTGCTCTCTGACTGGTTTATATGCTGAGGTATGACATATGACAGTGACACTGCAAAGACAAATTATGTGCAGAGCGTCAAGCTCACCACAGGGGATCGTCCAtagcctgcagcagctgctgccgctgctgctgcagctccgtTCATCTGGGGGGAGACCAAGTGAAGACCAGCGCCATAGCCCGCAGCCCCAGGCAGGTCCCCATTCACCCCTGGAGGGGGTAGGCCAAAAGCCCCTGGTGGGTACGCTCCCTGAACCGCCAAGGGGTTTCTCAGACCCAGAGCTGGAGGTTAAAGAAAGGGTCAAAAAGACAAGATAGATCATTTGTTTTGGATTGTTCAGGTGAAAAAATTACTTACTGGGGCAAACAAGCTCTGAGTCAAGACACCACGTTTACATAGGTTATAATAAGATACATATTTTATTAAGGTGACTCCCTCTGCAGAGTCTTGTAACGCAAGAGACAGCTGTGACTGACAGGCTGTGAACAAGctgcaacaaaaggctggatgATATCAGCACTGGACCACTACTGACCCCTGCTGGCCAGCTTGCCATCCTGCAGTGAGACAGCATGTCCACGTGTGCTGAAATTAACATCCTGTATATCCCTCCATCTGCACATGTAGGTGCATCTAGGATGGTGCATGCACGCATGCATACATAATAGTGtagatgtgtgtgagagagaaagcgGAGCAGAGGCTAACAGGTGAtgtgagaaaagagaaaagagataCAGTGGAATAGATGGAGGCTCATTACGAAGCAGCTCACAGTCACAGTCCATCACCTCTCCTAATCTTTCCATTTAAAAAGTGAGGCGCACAGAATATTTTTGCCCACAGCTGCTTATTAAGTCCAGATGGTGGTTGGTGGTGGGGAGCTGGCTGACACTCATACCAACTACTGCAGCCCAATGTTGCTAGAAACAAAGCTAATGTAACACAGCTAAAACTCAGCTCTGCAGATACAGATTCAAATGTTTAATGGCTCCTGTGAGCAGCATCTATGCACTCTCCAAGAGGATTAGGAAATAGTACAGCAAGAACTACTCGTCCGTAGTGTCCTCAGCTGTCTGCCTCATACTTTATCTGCAGGCTCTCTGAAGTCCAGTGAAGTGTTTTagcaataaagcaaaagacTATACGCCCTTTAGGGGAATTAAGGAAAGCTAAGGACGTCCTCACCGAGGGGGTCGACGCCAGGCTTGCCTGGGACAGGTCTGAACTGTGGGGGCCCACTTGGTCCTGGGGTGTTGGACTCCTGAGACATAGGGGTCCCTGGTTTCATACCTGGAGTGCTGGACTTCTCTCTCTGGGAGAGagtggatttaaaaacaaagagagatatatttaaaaatctgaaaggGAAGAGGAAGCGACAGGGAAGAAAAAGAAtgccaaagaaaacacacacaaaatgacaatAAGTAAGACCAAGCATAGATGGGACCATTGTGGGATGTCACACTGTGTTTGGGATGTTGAGCATCTTACATAACAACTACTCATGAAaagaaaaggtaaataaaatgtGTCCAAGACTAAATTAATATATTAGTGATTAATATGATGAAAAGTTATCTGCCCTTTGGTGTCTGCATTTGAGCTAACATTGTGTCTGTCTACCTGTGGGGGCTCTTTGCCACGAGATGGGGAGGTGGCACTGCTGGATGAGGCCAGGGAGGTGGGACTGGCCTGCGGGGGGCCCTCTTTTCGGGACGGGGGAATCTTGTCCAAACCATTTTCCCGGGATGAGTAGGACTGCACACTGCGGGGTGACGATGGATCCTgagtataaaaacacacacaagttaGAAATAATATCTTTCCCATGTTCAAACACAGGTTCGCATATTCTCAGTTTTAAAACTATAACCAGGAGCTCAAACAGTGAAACCAATTTCTCTTGCTGTAATCCTTCAGCTGAAATCATCCAGTTCATACACGGAGAAATGTTTGCCTGATATGCTTCCCAGTGTCAATGACGCCCACATCCTTTGCACACTGAAGTTGGTAAGGTGACTTCTTTTGTACTAAATTGCTGATTCAGGTTACAGTCATTCTCCTTAAGTGGAAGGAGGATGGATTCACTCCTGGGAAACAAAGAATTTTTTTGCTAAagactatatatataaataagatatATATAAGAACTCAGTGTCTATATGTGGCCATGTGCCCCGTATTttgagtgaccatctcacaatTCAACTGCTGCTATTAGCTATGTTATGTATATGCTATGTTtcccaaaaaacccaaaacaaacaaacaggaatatGAAGATATAGAAAACAAGATGTCTGGAATTCCAACAAAGAAGAAGAGCTGGCATTGGCAGCAGGAGTCTAGTTTGTAGGAtgtgtcctccagctgttatTACAGTAACAAGGAAGGTGTAGCCTGGAATTTAAAGGAGGAATTGCAGCAGTGCATCACAGCCTACTGTATGTTTCAGTGGGTATTATTGTGCTGTGTGCTTACGTCAAACTTCATACTGTACTCTATCATACATTAGAGTCATGGTGCGCAGTGTGCATATGACCTAACATGACAAACTTTGGAATACGTTTCAAACAAAAAGGGAAGCAGATTTTTGCCGGTGTTATTTTCActggaaacaatgaaaataacagGTTATAATTTATTTGAAACGATTCAACATGAAATTTTTCATCAAAACTGTCATCAACTGAATATAGGCTCACTCATCTTGCTTGGATGCTTATTCTTttatttgcatcattttttaagaaaaagtaTAAATctataaatgacatttttttccttatttgttCATCTTTGCTGGAAATgaatttcattttcttccactttttcaatcacacacacacacacacacacacacacacacacacacacacacacacacacacacacacacacacacacacacacacacacacacacacacacaaacaaatctaTAAGAAAGGGCCTTTTAAAATGAGGACAGCTTGAACTACAGTGGGGTTTGTGTACCTACGTATTTTATAGCTCTGTGCTGCTAAATGAGGAcaggtggaggtgaaggaggGTGGAGGGGGATTAGTATAATTACTATTCATGTGGTCCTGCTGGGTATGTTTACATGATGTATGCAGATGAAAGCGGTCAAGTGAGGCAAACAGAGGCCAGCGGCTGCCTACTAACCTCATCTACCACCAAATTATCATCACTCTTATCCGCATCGCTgccctgaaagaaaaagaaggtgaGATGAGACACTCCCGCTCTGCGGTCTGATATATGCAGATTACATGTAGAAATATACAACGCACAAAGTCATACAAAAACAAGTTTCTCTGTGTTGCATTTGGAAAAAGttccttttttgatttttttttaacacccaaGAAGGTGCAGAAATGCAGACAATGAACAGCagaaatgcaattaatttcagATTCTTAACTTGGCCAGGTGAAATCCTCTCAGGAAcagacttgtgtttttgttctagGTCTTGAACACATTGATAATTCTGAACTTCAGGATAAAAGGATGCATTTATCTCACACTAAAACAAACCCTCTCAAGGCCTAATATATCTGATCTTTCACAATTACTTCAACAACATAGTAAGGACAGCAGAAAGTGAGAACATTTCAGTTACTTTGGAAGAAAGAGCAGCTTTCAAAAGTCTGCTGGCCTGCCACTATAAAGACCCCACCAGTCTTATCTGACGAGAACTGGCACAGTTGGATGAAACTTTCTAACAGTTACTCAAACATTTAAGAGTGTTATGAAAATGTCCTCACATAGTCTGTCATGAACTCCTTCTCATCAGCTTTCCTCTTCTTGCCGTTGCTGAGGTAGTCTGCTGGGCGACCCTTATCCCCATTGGACAGAGAGCTCTGCAGAGAGCAGCGAGACAGGGCAGGGGAGGGCAGAGAGGATTGAATTGAGACAGAGCGGCAGGGAGCAAAGGGGAGGTGTGTGGGGAGGtgcaaagaagaggaggagatgaaggTAAGAAGGACAGAGGAGTGGAGAAATATGCGTGAGGGCGCGAAGGAAGAGGGTGATAATGAGGTGAGAGGGACTGCATAAATCATGTCAGGCTCATAAGCTGCAGAGATGAATGTGAAAGAATATCAGGCTGCATCGATTGGCCGGCTCAGTGAGGGagtgagaggaagaaagaatCTTTCAAGTTTTCTTAAGGGCAGCAGAAAAGAGTGCAGCGCGGTCAAAGCACGAACTGGCACTGatactgttttttcttttcttttttaaaccagcTGGGTAACTATTTTATAGTGCTGAGATTCAAATTGTTATCACACTGTTTCCTCTACTGCTGACTAATTCTGGCGCGTGAATGTTTAAAGCAAGCTACATTGTTATTGTTAAATGAGAATGAACAGAATTCGAAAAACGGAGCTGCACTGTAAAAACATCTTAGTTTTGTCTTCACATTCAAGGATGTCATCGTGCAAGAAAATATGTCCACAGGCAAATATTTAACACATAACGTGCAACAGTAATGGAAACTTGCATGGGTTAAACCCCATTTTTGACAAATAAAGAGGAACAACTTATTGTATCAAAAATATTGAATGAAGGGAGGacatatagaaatatattagtGTGTTGTGTAGTAAATTGTACTCACCGGTCCTGCTTCACGATCTGTTCATTCCATGCCGAAGCACATCCAGGCAGAGGTAGCAGGACACACattggacagacacacacataaagacacaCATGTCAGATTACATACCATCACTATACATCACGCTGCAGCTGATGACTCAGTGGGAAAACATCCCTGAGGAGTGTTGTGATCAGCAGCACTACTGTGCCCTGCCAAATTCCAAAGCAAAGGCAATCACTGGAGTCCACTGGGCCTATTTTGGTGTTCACTCTGCTGCTAACCCAGTGAGATGTTTTCATCTACAAAAAATGTGATCCAACTCTTCTCTCAGGCATGGACTCATCTGGACTgttacatgtttttctttgagcAAATTGAAACAAGAAGGGCATCTTTTaaagggctgctgctgctgtacctcGGTGATGCTctgcagcggcggcggcggcagcTGCCTCGAGGTGCGCTCTCTCATCCTTGGCAGCGAGCTGGGCACCCAGAGCACCAGACAAGGCCAGCAGGCCGGACCCACTGCTGAGTGCCAGGCTGGGGTGGGGCAGTCCTGATGGGTGTGGGCCCACTGGCAAACCCTGGGCGTGCTGGGAGAGATGCTGAgcttgaagctgctgctgtaaagagaaaaacaaagaaacagaaaaaaagaggagacaggagcgagagagagagagagagagagagagagagagagagagagagagatttgggTGACTTACAAGCAAAAGCTTACTCCACAGAACTGATCAAcaggaagagaggaggaagaaaaggaaggGAACTAATTGCTGCGATGTGCACGAGAGGAGCAATGTTAAGGTCCAGGGAGTGGCTCTTTAATATGGGAAGCTTTGCAGTTCAATTGAAAGGGAAAACAATGCCAAATTGTCCAtgaatttaatttgcatttgaatATTTGACAATTTGACTGAGACataatttaaatttatgatTTTTGGGCCTGTTCTGCTGGTTgtcaaagacttaaaaaaaatagtcaccTGAAGCCATCTTCTAGGTgttttagccaaaaaaaaaaaaaaaaacatattttagagAAGGCCAATAAATATTCTTACTAAAAGgaaaagaacaggaagaaaaataaaaatgtgggaGTATAAGGTACACACGCTATGAGGCAGAGGGGGGAGCCCACGTACCCCTATCGAAGCATTTAGCTCCCCCATGGTCACCTGTTTGGCGCGTTCCATGGCCTGGACCACCTGTTGTTGATGCTGTGGAACAAACCAAGATGTCAGTAAGGGCAGGTGGATTGATaattagtctttttttcttaactGTGAACTCAGTTTATAATAACCCAATTTATAGCATTCGTAGTTTGACTTTTAGTGACTGAGGAAAATGAATGTGCATCGAAGTTCTGTCCATCTGCAGCTCTGTATGTGACAGTGataaatgtgtatgtatgtgcacaCATCCT
Proteins encoded:
- the tle2a gene encoding transducin-like enhancer protein 2a isoform X4; its protein translation is MSESRLALLLSLKSSQMLCETNNSTSAARIFSTKLSVPKGKKKGQKKRKDTQVGGYNVSPEPTTGTSTATPWILCLSGGSCSSSSAAASGTPQSLKLTYPETLDRIKEEFQFLQTQYHSLKLECEKLATEKTEIQRHYVMYYEMSYGLNIEMHKQTEIAKRLNVICAQLIPFLSQEHQQQVVQAMERAKQQQLQAQHLSQHAQGLPVGPHPSGLPHPSLALSSGSGLLALSGALGAQLAAKDERAHLEAAAAAAAAEHHRDREAGPSSLSNGDKGRPADYLSNGKKRKADEKEFMTDYGSDADKSDDNLVVDEDPSSPRSVQSYSSRENGLDKIPPSRKEGPPQASPTSLASSSSATSPSRGKEPPQREKSSTPGMKPGTPMSQESNTPGPSGPPQFRPVPGKPGVDPLALGLRNPLAVQGAYPPGAFGLPPPGVNGDLPGAAGYGAGLHLVSPQMNGAAAAAAAAAAGYGRSPVVGYESPHPHMRVPGLPASLQSAASGKPAYSFHVSADGQMQPVPFPPDALLGPGIPRHARQIHTLNHGEVVCAVTISTSTRHVYTGGKGCVKVWDISQPGSKSPMAQLDCLNRDNYIRSCKLLSDGRTLIVGGEASTLSIWDLATPTPRIKAELTSSAPACYALAISPDNKVCFSCCSDGNIVVWDLHNQTLVRQFQGHTDGASCIDISNDGTKLWTGGLDNTVRCWDLREGRQLQQHDFTSQIFSLGYCPTGEWLAVGMESSNVEVLHVSKPDKYQLHLHESCVLSLKFAYCGKWFVSTGKDNLLNAWRTPYGSSIFQSKESSSVLSCDISPDDQFIVTGSGDKKATVYEVIY
- the tle2a gene encoding transducin-like enhancer protein 2a isoform X3, yielding MSESRLALLLSLKSSQMLCETNNSTSAARIFSTKLSVPKGKKKGQKKRKDTQVGGYNVSPEPTTGTSTATPWILCLSGGSCSSSSAAASGTPQSLKLTYPETLDRIKEEFQFLQTQYHSLKLECEKLATEKTEIQRHYVMYYEMSYGLNIEMHKQTEIAKRLNVICAQLIPFLSQEHQQQVVQAMERAKQVTMGELNASIGQLQAQHLSQHAQGLPVGPHPSGLPHPSLALSSGSGLLALSGALGAQLAAKDERAHLEAAAAAAAAEHHRDREAGPSSLSNGDKGRPADYLSNGKKRKADEKEFMTDYGSDADKSDDNLVVDEDPSSPRSVQSYSSRENGLDKIPPSRKEGPPQASPTSLASSSSATSPSRGKEPPQREKSSTPGMKPGTPMSQESNTPGPSGPPQFRPVPGKPGVDPLALGLRNPLAVQGAYPPGAFGLPPPGVNGDLPGAAGYGAGLHLVSPQMNGAAAAAAAAAAGYGRSPVVGYESPHPHMRVPGLPASLQSAASGKPAYSFHVSADGQMQPVPFPPDALLGPGIPRHARQIHTLNHGEVVCAVTISTSTRHVYTGGKGCVKVWDISQPGSKSPMAQLDCLNRDNYIRSCKLLSDGRTLIVGGEASTLSIWDLATPTPRIKAELTSSAPACYALAISPDNKVCFSCCSDGNIVVWDLHNQTLVRQFQGHTDGASCIDISNDGTKLWTGGLDNTVRCWDLREGRQLQQHDFTSQIFSLGYCPTGEWLAVGMESSNVEVLHVSKPDKYQLHLHESCVLSLKFAYCGKWFVSTGKDNLLNAWRTPYGSSIFQSKESSSVLSCDISPDDQFIVTGSGDKKATVYEVIY
- the tle2a gene encoding transducin-like enhancer protein 2a isoform X1 codes for the protein MSESRLALLLSLKSSQMLCETNNSTSAARIFSTKLSVPKGKKKGQKKRKDTQVGGYNVSPEPTTGTSTATPWILCLSGGSCSSSSAAASGTPQSLKLTYPETLDRIKEEFQFLQTQYHSLKLECEKLATEKTEIQRHYVMYYEMSYGLNIEMHKQTEIAKRLNVICAQLIPFLSQEHQQQVVQAMERAKQVTMGELNASIGVRGLPPLPHSQQLQAQHLSQHAQGLPVGPHPSGLPHPSLALSSGSGLLALSGALGAQLAAKDERAHLEAAAAAAAAEHHRDREAGPSSLSNGDKGRPADYLSNGKKRKADEKEFMTDYGSDADKSDDNLVVDEDPSSPRSVQSYSSRENGLDKIPPSRKEGPPQASPTSLASSSSATSPSRGKEPPQREKSSTPGMKPGTPMSQESNTPGPSGPPQFRPVPGKPGVDPLALGLRNPLAVQGAYPPGAFGLPPPGVNGDLPGAAGYGAGLHLVSPQMNGAAAAAAAAAAGYGRSPVVGYESPHPHMRVPGLPASLQSAASGKPAYSFHVSADGQMQPVPFPPDALLGPGIPRHARQIHTLNHGEVVCAVTISTSTRHVYTGGKGCVKVWDISQPGSKSPMAQLDCLNRDNYIRSCKLLSDGRTLIVGGEASTLSIWDLATPTPRIKAELTSSAPACYALAISPDNKVCFSCCSDGNIVVWDLHNQTLVRQFQGHTDGASCIDISNDGTKLWTGGLDNTVRCWDLREGRQLQQHDFTSQIFSLGYCPTGEWLAVGMESSNVEVLHVSKPDKYQLHLHESCVLSLKFAYCGKWFVSTGKDNLLNAWRTPYGSSIFQSKESSSVLSCDISPDDQFIVTGSGDKKATVYEVIY
- the tle2a gene encoding transducin-like enhancer protein 2a isoform X5; amino-acid sequence: MSESRLALLLSLKSSQMLCETNNSTSAARIFSTKLSVPKGKKKGQKKRKDTQVGGYNVSPEPTTGTSTATPWILCLSGGSCSSSSAAASGTPQSLKLTYPETLDRIKEEFQFLQTQYHSLKLECEKLATEKTEIQRHYVMYYEMSYGLNIEMHKQTEIAKRLNVICAQLIPFLSQEHQQQVVQAMERAKQQLQAQHLSQHAQGLPVGPHPSGLPHPSLALSSGSGLLALSGALGAQLAAKDERAHLEAAAAAAAAEHHRDREAGPSSLSNGDKGRPADYLSNGKKRKADEKEFMTDYGSDADKSDDNLVVDEDPSSPRSVQSYSSRENGLDKIPPSRKEGPPQASPTSLASSSSATSPSRGKEPPQREKSSTPGMKPGTPMSQESNTPGPSGPPQFRPVPGKPGVDPLALGLRNPLAVQGAYPPGAFGLPPPGVNGDLPGAAGYGAGLHLVSPQMNGAAAAAAAAAAGYGRSPVVGYESPHPHMRVPGLPASLQSAASGKPAYSFHVSADGQMQPVPFPPDALLGPGIPRHARQIHTLNHGEVVCAVTISTSTRHVYTGGKGCVKVWDISQPGSKSPMAQLDCLNRDNYIRSCKLLSDGRTLIVGGEASTLSIWDLATPTPRIKAELTSSAPACYALAISPDNKVCFSCCSDGNIVVWDLHNQTLVRQFQGHTDGASCIDISNDGTKLWTGGLDNTVRCWDLREGRQLQQHDFTSQIFSLGYCPTGEWLAVGMESSNVEVLHVSKPDKYQLHLHESCVLSLKFAYCGKWFVSTGKDNLLNAWRTPYGSSIFQSKESSSVLSCDISPDDQFIVTGSGDKKATVYEVIY